ATTTTGTTCAATACATCATGATGAGGTCTTTTATTCTAAAGAGATGCAATCCGAGTCTCTCTCAGGAGTAACTCATTAAGAGTAAGTTTGTGTGACTCAGCAAGTTTAACAGCTTAACAAAACACACCATGAGAGCATGTTTTAAAGTATCCTCTTTGCATTAGACTGGAAATGAGATATTTGATGGCTTAAACAGGTAGATCTGGGAACCACTTCAATAaccttttttgttcttttaagtCTGCAATGATTTGACTGTGTGAATGGACTAAATGGGAACTTGTGGGCAAACCATATGGAACACATTGTCCAGTTTCTGCTTTTGCCTCTCTGTGTCACTGCatgtatattttcttttttatgatcTTATTTGAAGCAACACTTAATGTTTCCTGGCTTTCTAAATAAAAGaagtaaaaataaagttaaGGCTACAGTATGCCACCACCACAGCAGTTGGAGTGTATTTTTAAAAGGCGAAAATACCAGTAGCTGCAGAGGTTTTAAAAGCCACTGACCATCTTCTTAACCCCCCCCTCAACCCTTGGCCTGACACACCCTCCCATACCCATTCCCCATGTTTGCCTTTTTATGTTGTGGACTCGACCGTGCGCCCACTTCAGACCACCATAAACATGTTGGTCCTTGATGACAGACTCGGCCCCGGGACATTTTATATAAATTGACCTCAACTACAGCTCATTAGATGCCCTAAATTGGAACCATGCAGCCTGGGAAGTGTAAATGTTACAACAGGAGAGTTGTAGCTTCAGGGGGGTTCCAGCTGCTCTGTCTCTTCTTCATTTCTGTGATTTAgccagtgtttctttttttccttgcaGTTTTATTTCTTTGGACTGCAAGGTAAATCAAAAATTTTACCAAAGTGACATAGAATATTTGCATTGATTTGTCTCTTATGCTTGCCTTTCTTGACATCCTTTTACATCACCTGCTACCAACAAGGTCATTAACAAGTCATAGAGTCACTCTGACCATATCTGATGCAACTCCATGGCAAAACACATCTGTCTGTGGGCTCATTTAGGCTGTCCTAAGGCTATCTTACTTTTAAAGCAGCGTGGGAAGTCCTCCCACCTTTGGTATTTTTATTAGTCTGGAAAAGCCTGACAGAAACGTTGCACAGAAAGACATGCAAGTGCCACTTGTTGTGACTGTTAACTCTTTCAGAAACATACGGAAATACCATATACAAAATCTTAAACATAGCTGATGTTTGGCTCAGCGTCTTTACAGCATTTGTATCCCTACATCACCTCTTTGGTCATGCATCCTGACCTAATCGGGGTCCTTTGTTTGACCGCCTCCCTCCATAAACAATGCAGCCACATCTCCCCTGTCCTAATCCCTTCTTCTCCTCTCCCCTGACTCTGCTGGAACATCACTCTCAGTAATTACCCCTCTGAAGCAGGAGAGTGGAGTAATTGTCTTGAGTGTAACTACAGTGGATGCCTGAAAGGGGGTCATTGTGTGGAGTTTAGACTTCAATTCAGTGAGCAGCTTTGTTTGTGCTGCAAAAGATAATGAAAGTATTTGCTTGGCCATGGTGAGGTAGAAAGATAGGAAAAGGACAGTGAGTGAGGAGATCAGGATAAGAGAGAAGTTCATGCCCAGAATGACTGCTTTTCATtctttaaaatataaaaatcaaACAGTTGTCTCAGAAAGCTTCTGTGTAGGAAATAACAACAAagatgatcttttttttaaaagtttcttTACTCTTGAAAGCACCAAAATGTTCATGATTCCATGTCATAAATCTCACAACTTGAGTCCCTTTAAAAGTTGCATTGCTTCATtactatttacttttttttttttacactcatTCGATAACAAGTCAGCAATCAAATAGAAATTAAGCCCTTATGATTATTGTCTATTAAATGAAGTAAGATAGACATCATTTCATGGTGAAAAGTTAGACATAACATAggcaaaacctaaaaaaaaattgaaaaatagCACACCTAACAAAAATCTATATATTGTTGTCAACATATAGTATTTACAAAGTAGGAATCGCTTGTTAATCATTACTTTGCCAGGTGTAGAAGATTTCACAATTAAAAGATAATACAAATTTAGTTACCACGCACATTAAGCTTCAGTATCTATAAATAGAACTTTAAAAATATACTCCCAAAACTCCACCTAATAActaataaataagaaaaaaagtcttaatttaatgcattttatttttatttttatttttaacttcaACCATTCATTTTGTTTAGGTATAATATTTCCTGCAGGGTGCAAGATAATCTTCCATGTGCATAATTTAAGACATAAATTAGATTAATTGTGTAAATACGAAATTAAATTAGACAGTAAGTAAgaagcaaacaaaagaaaaatgcagtATCTTTTACATCAGGATGTCTTTGACAAGTACAAGCTGCAAGTAACACTGTCCATTGGTTGTTTCAAGAATAATGGATAAGTATCAAAATACGGCTGTAAATCAGATTTTTCTCCAGGCATGCAATGCTCCATCAGCTCCGTCATCCCAACCATAAGTCTTGTTGTAAAACTACTTTCCTTTTGCAGCCTCAgaactcttttccttctgcttttgcAGATTAAATTTCCCCAGTGGTTTGTCTCATTTGAAAGGCAGAAAATGTGTGCAGACTACAAAATGTGTGCATGAGCATGTTtacttgtatgtgtgtctgaACAGGCATACTTTTGTGGGTACCCTTGTATGCATGAATACATAATATATGCTTGCACATTTGCTCATAGTTATTTCTGTGCATGCAAATGTGCACATATGTATGTTATATTCATGCTCATATACATCAGGGCTAGGCTGTGTACTTTGTGCGTATTTGATTGTATGTCTGTCTACTTTTGTGCTTGTTTGCTTGCAGACTGACTCATatttgttctgtgtgtgtgtgtggtccagAGAAAATGAAGTGATTGCTACCTGCAACATGTTCAGTCATTTATCAAATCAAGTCTTTCCACACAACATATCCTTTGTATGTTTGGGagaaaatttgttttttttaactgtaagGCAAATCTTTCTTCATAAAAATCAAGCCTATAATGTCACAAAATAACATTGCGTAGAAGACTTAATGCAGTCAGATCTCCAACAATCCACTGCTGTTCTCTACTCCATTAGGTGTGGCAGTCTTCTCATCTCCATTGGTGATTTGGTCAGCGACAGGATTGGCGGTTACAGCGCTGGAGTTAAGCTCTGCGGTCTCTTCACTCCGAGGATCTGTGTCTCCCTCCACAGCTACAGCTTTACCCTGCAGTGCAGAATCTGCGTGGGTCTTCTGATGCTTTGAGAGGTGATCACTACGTGTGAAACGTTTGTTACACAGTAGGCAAGTGAATTTCTTCTCCCGCGTGTGGGTGCGCACATGCCTCTCCAATTCGTCAGAGCGGGTGAAACGCTTCCCACAGAACAGCCAGTTGCAAACAAAGGGCCGCTCGCCGGTGTGCCAGCGCAGGTGAGCTTTTAGGTGGGAGGCCTTGCCGTAGACCTTCCCGCAGCCTGGGATGTGACAGCTATGGACCGGTTTCTTCCTCAGGGATGCAGCTGAGGCTCCCAGCCTCTCCAGCTCCTGGCAGTTGGGGCAGTCACATGATGACCTGCTGGGTGTAGCCCCTCCACTGTAGCCTCCTGATCCCCGAGCAGGCTTGAGGCCCATGGGACTGTCAATAAGCCCTGCACTTGGCACAGGCTTAGGCTTGTACATGTCCTGGGGCAGCATGTGCTGGGAAGGTTGAAGGAGATGTGAAGAGGAGCCCAGTCCCACAGAGGGGTATGGAGCTGGGTTGAGTGGTGTAAAGTCGGTGCTGTAACTTGGAAGCTGCGGGCTAAGGGATGCTTGCGGTGCCACAGGCTGCAGAGAAGCCTGGAGACCCCCATCAGCTTGGGGCTGTGTTGCTGACAGCCAGTTGGAGTTGGGGTGAACGTCCCACCAAGAAGAAGTGGCATTAGCTGGAGCAGCAGTTATGCCAGGGTGGATTCCAGCCTTGTACCAGGAGCCATAAGGGTGTGTCATGTCCAGCGACGTATAGACACTGGTAAGACAGTCGGCCGTAGCGTGGGCCTTTGACACTAAAAGAGACGGGTCCTGGGAGACCGAAGTCTGGAAGGAGTGGGAGAAAGGGTTATATTCTGTAGTGTAGCCTCCGGCCGAATGAGGAGGGCTTCCAGTGGGAGTAAGCAgcccaccacctcctcctccagctgtggTGAAAGAGCCAGTGTAAGAGTCCGCCAGGCTGCTGCCGTCTGTCGTCCGCCCGTTCTTCGCTGTCTGAAGGTCAGAGGTCATGGCGTAAGGCTTTTTTACTGGAGTGTTGCTGCTGGTTTTGCTGGGTGTAGCTGAATCTCTGATAGGGCTTGTGCTGCCAAACTTGTTACAGGTAGCAGTTAACATAGCCAGAGGACTGGAGCCATAGCGTGAGTCTTCCTGGGAAGGAGGAGACAAGAGGAAAAATGagcctgtctgtctgcaggaAATGGCTGCTTGCCACTGCTACTTCTGTCAGTGTCAACTCTAATAAAAAACTTATGTCTGACTGCCACCGCTGGTTTTCCCTGCTCTCCAAATTTTAAAAGTGGTTTCAAGCGGTGGATGTTCTGCTTTGCTCAGAAAAGAAGTAATTCACTCACTGAGTGTTTGAACTTAAATGATTTTGACCAGCTATACTTAAGTGTACATTAATTAAATATTTCCCCAACTCTTTGTAAGATCATTTCCAACATGCATACATACCCAATACATTGACTGTTTAAAATACGTTAGATGAAATATTGTAAAATGCGTCACAATAATCTGTTTATGATAATTTTTGTTACACATATAAAACATGTTCATGTGTCCTATTCAAAAGCAAAATATTTACCACTTTTGAAGTGAAAAACTTTCATATATTGTTCCTTATTCTCTTGATTCTACTTCCCTTCGTTGACAGGCTACACACAATATAGCAAAACCTATCAGATTCATTATCTCTTGGCTTTTGCCACAAACTACACATGGatataacaaacaaaacattacAGTATCTGTATTTCTGAGTTTACATACTTGTAATCTCTCACTCTTGAATTTCATTTAAGTATGGTGGGATTTCTTTCAACTCTAACGTAcagcactttttatttttcaattgtAGCATAAAACTGTATATTCTATGTACAATAATCTCAAATATTCCCTAAATTTTGTTTCGATGTAAATGATAATCTTTCAGAGCGGTCTGACTTCCCATCCAGAGGTGATTGGTCATAATCTTCTTTTACTAAAATACTTTACATTCTGTTACATTACATTCTATGTTTCTTTACATTCTTCTTTACATAATGTTCTGTTCGCTCTCAGaaatggaatccctggaggaAATGTTAATCACAGGCTTTGACAGAGACTAACAGGTTCAAATGTGAGTTGTAAAGTTTCATCCTGAGTGAAACTATGTCATCTTTCTTTAAATCTGAGATCCATCTCAACGCACATCCTAATATCGTTACACTTTTCCCGTTATATTTCGATCCTACACTAAATACCCTCAAACTGAACAAAGTTTGCCCACAGCACGACTTTATtatgaagtcaaactgaaaatgtattattcactgaaaaaagtttaatttgtcttaaagagaagaagaaaaaaaaccgaATTTACTTACAATTACATTCCCTACCTCCAGAATAGATGCGGCCATCCCTGAGAAACAAAATCCTTAGGAAACTGAGGGGAGTGGGAGAGGCGCTGCTCTGAGTCCCGGGACAGTTTGGAAGAAGTCGGGCTCTAACGCGGCGAAGTGTTTTGAGGCACTGGGGGCCCGCCCCCTAATTATAGGCTATGGGCTCTTTGAAGACTCGCTAAGAAGCAATAAAATCCCAAAGATGGAGGAAAATGGACGGAGATTGGTGGCTAAAACGAGGACATCCCACCTCCCCAAACGAGAGTGTCGAATCGTTTTTTAGTACAAATGCATGAATGGGTCACTCATCAATCACCATGCGCTATTTCAATTTCCCTGAGTTTATTTTCTTTCCACTAGGATTAGTCCTGCGGAGTCCGACGGAAAAGATTACATTTAATGTCTTCAGATAATGATCCGCACTGATTTCTTTACTCAGTTTGACGATTTAGAGCATTTTCATAATGACACAAATGCTATTCGTCATATCACAATTAGTGAACAGTAACTAGGATGATAGAAGTAAACGACTAAAAAAATGTCTTCCCGGTTTTTCTCTCTGTGAGGAGAAATAACAAAAGAACACTAAACCTTGGCCTACGCCACATAAATGAGAGAAATTAAACTGAGCGAGTTTGTGGTTTCTATATCCGAGATTTTATTATTCTGGTTTCAACCCTGTCTCTGTTTCCAATATTCTTAAATGCAGTTAACTGCCTTTTTAGACTTTAGTGTGATGGTTTAAGAGCCTGAACTACAGAGGGAAGCGAAGAAGAAAAGGATTAACTCGGTGgataaaataaataagagaTTATCACATcaaattaaatgaatttaaacaaTGAGGAGGGGAAATGACAGCCCAGGATAGTTTCCTGAAGTCAAactttgttggaaaaaaaagaagagtttgaacagaaagatggaaaaaaattctaGAAATGCAAAATAAAGCTGCAACATATCCAGACTTTTAGCAgaagaatataaaaaataatgctGGTAAAACTGTTCAGAATACTTTCCATGAGAGTTAACCAGTTGGAGTGGTCCATAAAACTTTTGTAAACCGTGACAAGAATCATAAATCtacatttatctattatttataaatgttactgccttaatgttttatttaaaactcCAGAAAATTATTCAAATCTGATCTATATTGAAAATATTATATTCAACATTGGAATATGACAAGCTTTCTAACATTTATTCCCTTCTTTTCTGTCACGTAATACTTCTCTTTTCATCAAATATTCatatagaaacaaaaagaaacctgTTAGAAATATCATATTAAAGATATTATGGCAAAAGATATCCTGTTTTATGGCAAATCATTTGCATGGAGCTTTTTACTAACAGAAAAGTAAAACCGCATAAACTGACTTTGTGTCTAATTAGAggatttacagagtttatactTAATGCCAAACAAAGTAATGCTTACAGTGTGATGTATACGGTGTGGATGTAtctcagtttgttttctttgagatTCACTTAAGGTTTCTCAAATGAAGGATACTTTTCATTTTAGAATTTCATTTATTGTAATactaaaaaggtaaaaaaaaaaaactcaagtcttaGCCTCCAGCATAAAACAGATTCTCAGCGCCTTTTTGTGGGCGTCTCGTTTTCTGAAGGAGAGCACAGAAGATTAAAATTGTTGTCAAAAATAAACATATAATTTCTGTCCTTATTTTCTCCTCAATTACAGGGCATGGTCAGAACAGGGCTTGTCGTTCTGGAGAGTCTGGCCCTCACATGAACACAGCGGCTATATTTGGCAGTCTGCTCTCCAACTGACCTTCATTGCTTTATTTTCTTATTCCAGAAGGGGTGTGAGTGGAAGAACAAAGGTTTCTGAAGTCATTCACACTCTTGCAGTCACATgaacctatctatctatctatctatctatctatctatctatctatctatctatctatctatctatctatctatctatctatctatctatctatctatctatctatctatctatctatctatctatcttacgTTACGTGGCATTTCACACTTTCTGAGGCATTTCCCTTCCCTCTCATTTGACACATGGCCTGTCAATGGTACAAGCCTTTAAGtgaaatgttctttttcttcttaGTGTTCATTAATGTTTTACGTTTAAGTGAAATGACAGGGGAGGTATAAAAAAAAGGCTTCTAGGTTGTTGCAAAGTGGTCTGCAATGGGCTgcttttcctcatttttataAGACTTGTAGTAATCTAAAACTTTGGCGTGTTCCTCTTTACAGTCTCTTCAAAAGAGACTAAGTGAGATCTATAATTAGAGAATGCGTTACGTTCTTAACAGCCTCTTCAAAAAGCTTTCTCTGCTCTATATGCTATTTTCTACCCCGTGTGGTTGAGATTTTGGGGTATAGGCAATGTAGGCTTGATGAACCTACGAGCGTTGGGTGGGCATGTTTATACGGATAGTTATTGTCCATCTGACAGCTATCAGATGTGTCAGGTGGTTTTTATAGCAAAGCTGCATCATTAGCACCAGACGGTAGGGATACAACAAATAGGCTACCATGTGATTGGTGAATGAACGAAAGTTATCACTTGTCATGTTAAGTTTAATCCCTGCGACTTCTGTGTTTTTGCAAATTTGCTGGTGCCTTTCTAGTTAATTCTGACTGAAACTGCATGTAAAAATTTTGCTTCTTTGTCATACCAAGTGGCCTGTTGCCCTCAGAATGTTCTGGGTGAAGGTCACAGTGGGAGGATCTCAGCTTTACCAAAGATGTCTGTGTTTCAAGTAACCAAAAATGCCAACATATGTTTGACTTTACCAGTGTGTTTGGTAGTTAGATGGGCTTCTAACTGaaaaacttcaaacttggcttGCCTATTGATCTTTTTCACCTGAAAAAGTGGCCTCAGAACAGATCCAGAGCTACATCAGACTGATTATTTTATTGCCTCAGTAGAGCTTCAGTTTACCAGTGTGCAGTTGATCTACAGTAGGAAAGTGTGAAACTTGGTTTCTCAGGACAATTTAAAATCTCAGATATAAGTAGCAATATTTATTGTGTTTGACATTATAAATGAACCTAatctttgacaaaaaaaaaactttgttacTGAAATGTTATCCATAATGCACATACAGTTTTGTAACTAACTCATTTCTTGACCTCTTCTggtcttgtttgtttttgtaggCAGGAGGCTATATATTATTGTACATAACAGACAACATTTCATGATCATCAAttacagacagttctgagttTGTTCCCAAGCTTTGGCATCCAGCTCGTCTTCATTTTGAATACCGCTGGCAGAATttcaaacctttttttccccagacaATACTTCACTttgggaaagaaagaaagaaagaaagaaagaaagaaagaaagaaagaaagaaagaaagaaagaaagaaaggaagaaaaaagaaggaaagaaagaaagaaagaaagcaagaaagaaaacaggaagtcaTGTGACTCAGTCCATTACAAACACTCTCAATCATATTCAGGACAGATCCACATTTCTGTGCAAAACAAGTCAAGTTGTTTATTGTTGGTTGTTCTACTCCATAGGAAAAAAACTCCTCCCAGTATTCGCTTACATCCAGTGTTTTCGTGAGTGGAGATGTCTTCTCGACCAATCAAAGGATAGATGTTGTCAATCATGCAAAGATGCATACCTAAGCATATAAACTCCCCTTTGTCAGGGATGTACAAGTTTACCTTTTAACGTTCTGGGGACCTAAAATGTGAACTAACTACTTTTTAAACTATTAGTTTAACTACAGCCTATTTTTCAGTGGCTGGCTTGTAGCTTAAATACTTTCTTATTCAAATTGAGTGATTATAGTTTTGCCAGTGTTTATGATCGAAAATAATTTTGGgccacaaaaaacacattttttcattCTCATGGAAGTTGCTGTgtggtattttttttaactatttggcTGAGTCACCAAGTTTGGAGCATTAACCTTACATGGACTTTAAAGCAGACAGATAACTGGCTTACTAAACAGACATTTGTCAAACACGCACCTCATACAGTGCAcaacaagttacaaaaatcaggAGATGCATGATAGTACCAAAGCGGCAGTATGTCAGTTATGGCACGTGCCACCATTTGAGAGGCTGAGAATAGCAACCGTAAACTTAGCTTTAAAAATGATTGCTAGTTTACAAATCTGCACTGAATTCTGAGATGTGTCTGAGGTAGGAAAAGCTTGGATGAGTGCTTGgtcctatttaaaaaaaaaaaatttcttctTATCaaccgtttttttattttatttttttattagatcTTTCCCCCATACTACACGCTAACTTCAGAATTTCATGTCCAACTTTAGCATTGCAGACAAATGTTTGAGGCTACAGATAAACGGCCCAGATTTGAAGCAGATTTGTGGTTAGATCAGTGGTCAGCAATCGCTGTGTGTGAATGCTACAAAGAAGTGATTTGTGAGGCTTGCAGAGACCTCCTAGTCAATTTGATATTTTCGAATGTATTTGATATTTTTAAGGGGTCAGCGGTGGATGAGTTGTTGGGGGAGTC
The Odontesthes bonariensis isolate fOdoBon6 chromosome 3, fOdoBon6.hap1, whole genome shotgun sequence DNA segment above includes these coding regions:
- the sp7 gene encoding transcription factor Sp7 isoform X1; amino-acid sequence: MAASILEVGNVIEDSRYGSSPLAMLTATCNKFGSTSPIRDSATPSKTSSNTPVKKPYAMTSDLQTAKNGRTTDGSSLADSYTGSFTTAGGGGGGLLTPTGSPPHSAGGYTTEYNPFSHSFQTSVSQDPSLLVSKAHATADCLTSVYTSLDMTHPYGSWYKAGIHPGITAAPANATSSWWDVHPNSNWLSATQPQADGGLQASLQPVAPQASLSPQLPSYSTDFTPLNPAPYPSVGLGSSSHLLQPSQHMLPQDMYKPKPVPSAGLIDSPMGLKPARGSGGYSGGATPSRSSCDCPNCQELERLGASAASLRKKPVHSCHIPGCGKVYGKASHLKAHLRWHTGERPFVCNWLFCGKRFTRSDELERHVRTHTREKKFTCLLCNKRFTRSDHLSKHQKTHADSALQGKAVAVEGDTDPRSEETAELNSSAVTANPVADQITNGDEKTATPNGVENSSGLLEI
- the sp7 gene encoding transcription factor Sp7 isoform X2; protein product: MAASILEEDSRYGSSPLAMLTATCNKFGSTSPIRDSATPSKTSSNTPVKKPYAMTSDLQTAKNGRTTDGSSLADSYTGSFTTAGGGGGGLLTPTGSPPHSAGGYTTEYNPFSHSFQTSVSQDPSLLVSKAHATADCLTSVYTSLDMTHPYGSWYKAGIHPGITAAPANATSSWWDVHPNSNWLSATQPQADGGLQASLQPVAPQASLSPQLPSYSTDFTPLNPAPYPSVGLGSSSHLLQPSQHMLPQDMYKPKPVPSAGLIDSPMGLKPARGSGGYSGGATPSRSSCDCPNCQELERLGASAASLRKKPVHSCHIPGCGKVYGKASHLKAHLRWHTGERPFVCNWLFCGKRFTRSDELERHVRTHTREKKFTCLLCNKRFTRSDHLSKHQKTHADSALQGKAVAVEGDTDPRSEETAELNSSAVTANPVADQITNGDEKTATPNGVENSSGLLEI